Sequence from the Deltaproteobacteria bacterium genome:
CCACACTAATCTTGGCAATCCTCCGTCGCCTGTCACCCACTTGCGCTGGGTGATATTGTACTTGCTGTGACCGAGGAATCCGGGCGTGACGCCGCCGCCGCCGGCTGTTCCGGCCAGGGTGGAGAACTTCATTCCGGAGGGGGTCATGCCGTTGAAATCACGGTTCACTGTCATGATGCCATTGCACATGGGCATAACGGCGGCGATACATTCGCAGCATCCGCAGGTGGTCATGGGATCGTTCATGAGGCTGTACATGCTCACCGCTTCGATCTTCTGCCGGGAAGCGTTGAACACAAAGTCGTTTACGCCCTTCCACTGGCCGTAGCGATCGTTAAGTGTTTCTCCCTTGGGTACAGGCTGGTTTGGTCCCGTAGGATTGATCTCGAAGGAGGCCTTGCAGTCCATCCAGTTATAGGCGCCGCAGAGCCCGGTCCGTTCGGGGCTGATAACGCAGACGTGGCTGGGGGCAAAGGACTGGCAGAGGGTGCAGGAGTAGAAAGTATCGGTGGTCTCGTCGGTCATGCCCTCCACCCGGGCGTCCCGCTTGGCGTAAACTGTCCGGGCCTTGGTCACAAGCTCGCTCACCTTTGCCTTTTCCGTATAGATCTTTACCTGCACCTTGTCGAAGATGGCTCCGAAATCCTGGTGGAACCTGGCATGAAGGATCCGGCCAATATCGGCCAGGCGGAACCCCTTATCCACCGCGGCCTTGCCGACCCTCAACCAGGCAATATCCCGCTGACCAATATGCATGATACCTTGGGCATAATTGATCAGGTGGTGAATCTGACGTTCCAGGATAGGCTCGAAATCCTCCTGCATCTTCCGGCCCGCCACCTCCGCCACAATGGCTAAGGGGAGCTGGGCCGGCGGAGTGAGTTGATCCAGATCGGGACCGATAACCTCTACCCTGCCGTCTTCGACTTCGGCGATGCTCATGGAGGTAACCCACTCCACAGCCTGGGTCCGGCCACCGCCGCACTCCAGATAGATATCCTCGCCGCGGACCCGTTCGCCTTCAAAGGCCGGTCCATAGGCGACCGGCACCGGGACATTGGACACCGTAACCTTCAGGCCCCTTACCTCGACGGACCGCTGGACTATCTGGTCGTGAGGGACATTGGCCACCACATGTTCATAGGTACACACGCCCGTGGGCAGGATTTCCGGGATATCCGTATCGGCGATGGTGGGGAAGCCCCAGTTCACGCAACCCGCAGCGTTGGCCGCCCACTCGGCGCCTACATCGCCCAGGGCGTTGACAAAGGCAAATATCCGGTCCTTATTGTAAAGAAGCATCTTCTTGGCGTCGCCTGGTTGCACCCCGCCAAAGGCCATGGCAGCCCGGTTGGCAAAACCCAGGGCGAAGACGGCGGCGGAGATATCCGGTCCGAAGGGGACCAGACGGGTGTTCCAGCCGATCTGCACCCCTGCTTCGCGGAGCTGCTCCGAGAAGGTGGTGCCGTTCTGGTTGCCGGCCATGAATACATAGAGGTTCTTTTTCTGATATTCCTCGGCAATCATCTTTGCCGTTCCGGGATCGGGGGCGGCGCCCACAATGGCAGCAAAGCCCGGGGCGGAGCCGTCCACAAATTCGATCCCCCGCTTCCGGAAGATCACGTCCCCGGCAGCGCCCAGCCAGATCTTGCCGGAGACCTCGTCAATCTCCTCGCTCGTGAGGTAAAAATCGGGATCCTCGATATAGCGAATGGCCTCCACTATTTCCTCGGCCAGGATGGCCGCCATGCCGGCATCCAGCAGGGGGCCAAGGTAGGGCAGGTGATAAACATTCTTTATGTGGGACGGGAGCAGACCCCGACAGATTT
This genomic interval carries:
- the acsB gene encoding acetyl-CoA decarbonylase/synthase complex subunit alpha/beta encodes the protein MSKLVAFAAIQGAYNIVSKAEGKLKKALEKYGPEQKLEFPNTAYYLPIIYSILGIPVKTLGDARKPMEICRGLLPSHIKNVYHLPYLGPLLDAGMAAILAEEIVEAIRYIEDPDFYLTSEEIDEVSGKIWLGAAGDVIFRKRGIEFVDGSAPGFAAIVGAAPDPGTAKMIAEEYQKKNLYVFMAGNQNGTTFSEQLREAGVQIGWNTRLVPFGPDISAAVFALGFANRAAMAFGGVQPGDAKKMLLYNKDRIFAFVNALGDVGAEWAANAAGCVNWGFPTIADTDIPEILPTGVCTYEHVVANVPHDQIVQRSVEVRGLKVTVSNVPVPVAYGPAFEGERVRGEDIYLECGGGRTQAVEWVTSMSIAEVEDGRVEVIGPDLDQLTPPAQLPLAIVAEVAGRKMQEDFEPILERQIHHLINYAQGIMHIGQRDIAWLRVGKAAVDKGFRLADIGRILHARFHQDFGAIFDKVQVKIYTEKAKVSELVTKARTVYAKRDARVEGMTDETTDTFYSCTLCQSFAPSHVCVISPERTGLCGAYNWMDCKASFEINPTGPNQPVPKGETLNDRYGQWKGVNDFVFNASRQKIEAVSMYSLMNDPMTTCGCCECIAAVMPMCNGIMTVNRDFNGMTPSGMKFSTLAGTAGGGGVTPGFLGHSKYNITQRKWVTGDGGLPRLVWMPKILKEELRERLEKRAAELGIANFVDMIADETIGVTEDEILPFLTEKNHPALTMESILG